From a single Brassica napus cultivar Da-Ae chromosome C9, Da-Ae, whole genome shotgun sequence genomic region:
- the BNAC09G30580D gene encoding transcription termination factor MTERF8, chloroplastic: MVILSLVSCSVSLFSPPISLRLHFPPATSLFSHGSFPASTFKPELRPLFVCCLQRRETAHIHRCNCLTCTIDGETQIESLFSLFRDIGFKEEETEMILAKNPDVKSTPLDKISARVASLQSLKLDGFALQGLIAKCPSLLTSEELDLVITFLVGELEGRLDPELVERILAVSDTSFLLSFNQKVRLLIHHGIPKEKISYVLSKVYLNKLMYQKSVEDIERLISYLEPFGGIGIIARRPVILNSDLDTQLIPRVEFIRNLSGEDDFATGTVLRRLPAILSYSVDHMNSHVEFLKSFAGLTSEQVFKIVHVFPNVISTSKERKLRPRIEFLKQSGFDSPGMFKFLSKAPLFLALSEDNLSHKLGFLVKIGYKHRTRELAFAMGAVTRTSSDNMQRVIGLYLSYGLSLEDILAMSTKHPQVLQYSLTSLEEKLEYLIEYMGREVEELLAFPAFLGYKLDSRIKHRYEEKLKSRGENMSLNKLLTVSAERFSKTADNIEVICL; this comes from the exons ATGGTCATCTTATCCCTCGTCTCTTGCTCTGTTTCCCTCTTCTCACCGCCCATTAGTCTCCGGCTTCATTTCCCCCCTGCGACATCTCTCTTTTCCCATGGAAGCTTCCCTGCTTCTACATTTAAGCCTGAGTTACGGCCGTTGTTTGTCTGCTGCTTACAACGTCGGGAAACCGCTCATATTCACCGATGTAACTGCCTTACTTGTACGATTGATGGGGAAACTCAAATAG AATCTCTGTTTTCGCTTTTCCGAGATATTGGGTTTAAAGAGGAAGAAACGGAGATGATTCTGGCGAAGAACCCAGATGTAAAGTCGACGCCTTTGGATAAGATCAGCGCTCGTGTCGCTTCTCTTCAGTCTCTGAAACTCGATGGCTTCGCGCTTCAAGGTTTGATTGCAAAGTGCCCTTCTTTATTGACCTCAGAAGAGTTAGATCTCGTTATTACCTTCTTGGTTGGCGAGCTCGAAGGAAGGCTTGACCCTGAGCTAGTGGAACGCATACTCGCTGTGTCAGACACTTCTTTCTTGCTTAGTTTCAACCAGAAGGTGAGGCTGCTTATCCACCATGGGATACCTAAAGAAAAGATCTCTTACGTGTTGAGCAAAGTGTACCTGAATAAACTCATGTATCAGAAATCAGTTGAAGACATTGAGAGATTGATTAGTTACTTGGAACCTTTTGGTGGAATCGGTATCATTGCGAGGCGGCCAGTTATCCTCAACAGTGACTTGGATACTCAGTTGATTCCTAGGGTTGAGTTCATTAGGAATCTCAGCGGGGAAGACGACTTCGCCACTGGAACCGTGCTACGTAGACTACCTGCTATACTGAGTTACAGCGTTGACCATATGAACAGCCACGTTGAGTTCCTCAAGTCTTTTGCTGGCTTGACGAGCGAGCAAGTGTTTAAGATTGTTCATGTGTTCCCTAACGTGATCAGCACTAGTAAAGAGAGGAAACTGAGGCCGAGGATAGAGTTCCTTAAACAGTCTGGGTTTGATTCCCCCGGCATGTTCAAGTTCTTGAGTAAAGCGCCGTTGTTTCTAGCTCTATCAGAAGACAACCTCTCGCATAAACTAGGGTTTCTGGTGAAGATTGGATACAAGCATAGAACAAGGGAGCTGGCGTTTGCGATGGGGGCTGTGACCAGAACTAGCTCTGACAATATGCAGAGGGTGATTGGACTGTACTTGAGTTACGGTCTTTCGCTTGAAGACATTCTAGCTATGAGCACAAAGCATCCTCAAGTCCTGCAGTATAGTCTTACTTCTTTAGAGGAGAAACTGGAGTATTTGATCGAGTACATGGGTCGTGAAGTGGAGGAGCTTTTGGCTTTCCCTGCGTTTCTTGGGTACAAGCTTGATAGCAGGATCAAGCACCGGTATGAAGAAAAGCTGAAGAGCAGAGGTGAAAACATGTCTCTTAACAAGCTTTTGACAGTCTCAGCTGAAAGATTCTCTAAGACAGCGGATAATATTGAAGTGATTTGCTTGTGA
- the LOC106392971 gene encoding WD repeat-containing protein 44, protein MIKMMVMNGRNDVVDEDNDDCFYESLDRVLSSCSCSTSNSDYDSDSPNISDPIHDPTPFPLPSGFELWKSEPESVTERRIRLLRGLGLSDEPDLPPASHHRPKSRRKGMCSSHFARSVSSDVSISKHRGQCENVDSGKLRQYTGSGNKLSDHHKSRNDALVGFISKEPIETDIVEKQSLNGRDVVLEEQMCTIRNLDNGKEFVVNEVREDGVLEKLKEVGTDRQLTLEEFEMCVGTSPIVLELMRRQNVEDVSKDSVDLSTSVSGSRVTKHRRRGSWLKSIKNVASSVAGYKERRSTDDRDSLSERGGQRFSSATDDSRDMSFHDPERVKVRQYGKSCKELTALFKSQEIQAHKGSIWSIKFSLDGRYLATAGEDCVIQIWKVVESERKGELLSMDKLQDDVSINLFLLANGSPEPASMSPMRRGRTSFSRKSVSLDNVLVPETVFGLSEKPVCTFVGHLDDVLDLSWSKSLNLLSSSMDKTVRLWDLSSKSCLKVFSHSDYVTCIQFNPVDDNYFISGSLDAKVRIWSIPDHQVVDWNDLHEMVTAACYTPDGQGALVGSYKGTCYLYNTQDNKLQQRKEINLKNRKKKANHKKITGFQFVAGSSSEVLVTSADSRTRVVDGVDLVHKFKGFRNTNSQISASLTSNGKFLVSASEDSNVYVWNYDSDSRAGRSKRVTVTNSYEHFYCRDVSVAVPWPGKISNNNNSPDESPITANNPPTPVNDPINNKTVTNGIISSATNRYFFDRISATWPEEKLLLAAKNRARTSPRVSVDMSNGPLNRKPSASAWSMVIVTGGLRGEIRTFQNFGLPVRL, encoded by the exons ATGATTAAAATGATGGTGATGAACGGACGAAACGACGTCGTAGACGAAGATAATGACGATTGTTTCTACGAGTCTCTCGATCGCGTTCTCTCTTCCTGCTCTTGCTCAACTTCCAACTCAGACTACGACTCCGACAGCCCCAACATCTCCGATCCGATCCACGATCCGACTCCGTTTCCACTCCCCTCCGGCTTCGAGCTGTGGAAATCGGAGCCGGAATCTGTTACCGAGAGACGAATCAGACTCTTACGCGGTTTGGGACTCAGCGACGAGCCGGATCTCCCTCCGGCGAGCCATCACCGGCCTAAGAGCCGTAGAAAAGGAATGTGCAGCTCTCATTTCGCCAGATCGGTTTCATCAGACGTCTCGATCTCAAAGCATCGCGGCCAATGCGAGAATGTCGATTCTGGTAAGCTTCGACAGTACACCGGATCTGGAAATAAGCTCAGTGATCATCATAAGTCGCGTAACGATGCGCTTGTTGGTTTCATAAGCAAAGAACCGATAGAAACAGACATTGTAGAGAAGCAAAGCTTGAATGGCAGAGATGTTGTTCTGGAGGAGCAAATGTGCACCATTAGGAATCTTGATAACGGCAAAGAGTTTGTGGTGAATGAAGTCAGAGAAGACGGAGTGTTGGAGAAGTTGAAGGAGGTAGGCACTGATCGTCAACTGACTCTGGAGGAGTTTGAGATGTGTGTTGGGACATCTCCCATCGTTCTCGAGCTGATGAGGAGGCAGAATGTTGAAGATGTTAGTAAAGACTCTGTGGATTTGAGTACTAGTGTAAGTGGAAGCAGAGTAACTAAGCATAGACGGAGAGGGAGCTGGCTAAAGAGTATCAAGAACGTTGCTAGTAGTGTGGCAGGGTACAAAGAGAGACGAAGCACCGATGATAGAGATTCACTGTCTGAGCGAGGAGGTCAGAGGTTTAGCTCTGCAACTGATGATAGCAGAGACATGTCCTTTCACGACCCTGAGAGAGTTAAGGTTAGGCAGTATGGAAAGTCATGTAAAGAACTCACTGCACTTTTCAAGAGCCAAGAGATTCAAGCTCATAAAGGGTCGATTTGGAGCATTAAGTTCAGTTTGGACGGGAGGTATCTTGCTACTGCTGGAGAGGATTGTGTTATTCAGATTTGGAAAGTTGTTGAATCGGAAAGAAAGGGGGAGCTTTTGTCGATGGATAAACTGCAAGACGATGTAAGCATAAATTTGTTCCTTTTGGCAAATGGATCTCCAGAACCCGCTTCAATGTCTCCAATGAGAAGAGGAAGAACATCTTTTAGCAGAAAATCAGTGAGCTTGGACAATGTTTTGGTTCCGGAAACAGTCTTTGGTCTTTCAGAGAAACCTGTGTGTACGTTTGTAGGGCATTTGGATGATGTACTTGATCTTTCGTGGTCAAAATCTCTG aacCTGCTTTCCTCTTCTATGGACAAGACTGTTCGTCTATGGGATTTATCTAGCAAGTCATGTTTGAAAGTCTTCTCGCATAGTGACTACG TGACATGCATCCAGTTTAATCCCGTGGATGACAATTACTTCATCAGTGGCTCGTTAGATGCAAAAGTTCGCATATGGAGCATTCCAGATCATCAAGTTGTTGACTGGAATGATCTTCATGAGATGGTCACAGCTGCCTGCTATACACCGGATGGTCAG GGTGCATTGGTTGGTTCATACAAGGGGACTTGTTACTTATACAATACACAAG ATAACAAATTGCAGCAGAGAAAGGAAATCAATCTGAAGAACAGGAAAAAGAAAGCCAATCACAAGAAAATCACTGGTTTTCAG TTTGTGGCGGGAAGTTCATCGGAAGTACTTGTCACATCTGCAGATTCACGTACACGTGTTGTTGACGGTGTTGACCTTGTTCACAAGTTTAAAG GATTTCGCAACACAAACAGCCAAATCTCAGCCTCACTTACATCAAACGGGAAGTTTCTAGTCTCAGCAAGCGAAGACTCTAATGTATATGTATGGAACTACGACTCAGACTCTCGTGCCGGAAGAAGCAAACGTGTCACAGTCACAAACTCGTACGAACACTTTTACTGTCGAGACGTCTCTGTGGCCGTACCTTGGCCTGGCAAAATcagtaacaacaacaacagcccTGACGAGTCACCTATCACAGCCAATAACCCTCCAACACCTGTCAACGATCCAATCAACAACAAGACCGTCACCAACGGTATCATTTCGAGCGCCACAAACCGATACTTCTTCGATAGAATCTCGGCGACATGGCCAGAGGAAAAACTTTTGCTGGCTGCAAAGAACCGAGCTAGAACTAGCCCTCGCGTGAGCGTGGACATGTCTAATGGACCGCTTAACAGAAAACCGAGTGCTTCGGCTTGGTCTATGGTGATTGTGACTGGCGGTTTACGAGGCGAGATCAGAACATTTCAGAATTTTGGATTACCGGTTCGTCTATGA